In one Arachis duranensis cultivar V14167 chromosome 9, aradu.V14167.gnm2.J7QH, whole genome shotgun sequence genomic region, the following are encoded:
- the LOC107466608 gene encoding protein FAR-RED ELONGATED HYPOCOTYL 3-like, translating to MLDARFRGLSWSHRAVNEGDLHQINSMRKAGLRVPTIFHAFANQSGGFETVGFEIKDIYNAIEKQRRAGATDAEAALKFLGILRTTDCGMFWKYSLDGDKRLENLFWWDGTSSYDYSVFGDVLDFDATYGRNKYKCHLVIFSRVDHHIRTVVFGCAILSNESEGRYV from the coding sequence ATGCTGGATGCGAGGTTTAGGGGTCTGTCGTGGTCACATAGAGCAGTCAATGAAGGTGATTTGCACCAAATCAATTCCATGAGAAAAGCTGGGTTGCGAGTGCCGACGATTTTCCACGCTTTTGCCAATCAGTCAGGGGGATTCGAGACTGTTGGATTCGAGATAAAGGATATATATAATGCAATAGAGAAGCAAAGGCGGGCTGGCGCGACAGATGCTGAGGCTGCGTTGAAGTTCTTGGGAATTTTAAGGACCACTGATTGTGGAATGTTCTGGAAGTACTCGCTGGATGGTGACAAGAGGCTGGAAAATCTCTTCTGGTGGGATGGTACAAGTAGTTATGACTACAGCGTGTTCGGGGATGTCCTGGATTTTGATGCAACGTATGGTCGTAACAAATACAAGTGTCATTTGGTAATATTCTCACGGGTGGACCACCATATAAGGACGGTGGTGTTCGGTTGCGCCATCTTGAGCAACGAGAGTGAAGGAAGATATGTGTGA